The DNA segment ATGCTCGCCCAAGTGGATGCTCTCCAGCCAGTCGCCCACGTCGAACTTGCTCCAGAGCGGCAGCGGCTTTTGCTGGAAGGGCCGGCGTGGGCTGGGGGccccggggccggggccgggcgcCGGCGAGGGCAGCGGCGACGGCGAGGGCGAGCGGCTGCGCGCGCTCACGCTGCGCACCACGAAGCGCACCTCCTTCGGCTCGTGCGGGATGGAGAGGCTGGACGACTTGAGGATGGTGGGAGGCGTGAGGCCGAAAGGCCGCCCCGCGCCCCCCGCgcccgcccccagcccctccacccGCTCCAGCGACGCGGGCTTCACTGGGCTCGGGGCGCGCCGCGCCACGGGGTAGCGGCCGCCGGGCCGCACCGGGTAGGAGGCCCCGCCGCCCGGGCCCCCGGGGCTGCGCTGCGCTGAGATGGAGCTCAGCTCACCGAGGCTGCTGAAGAGCCTGCGGAGGGAGAGGGGGTCAAGGCCAGGTGCAAGGCGCTAGGCAGGGTGGGGGACGGCCGGAGGGGGCGGGGCCAGCGGCCGGGAGGACACTGGGGGCGGGGCTGGCCGGGGAAGGGGCcggaggaaggaagaggggccATTTTGTTTAGCCACCAAGGTCAGAGCCTGCTGGGAGGGAGGACCGCTTAGCCGAATGGAGTAAGGAGTAAAATTGGTGGCCCCGTCCACTTCCTGGGGGCTCCAAGAACAGCCCACCGGAGGAAAGGCAGCCTCTCCTGGCAGAAGGCTGACTGTCTCATCCCTGATAGCCTCGGACACTGGCTGTGGGCACTGTCCCATTCGCCCATGCCCTGGAGGGTGAGCCCCCACAGCCCCAACAGTTCTGCCCTCATGAGGAGACCCAGGGAAACCTGGGCTGGCTGCAGGCATGGCTGAGTCGTGAGAAAGGTTGGTGGCAACACAAGACTGAACCAGACAGACACCCACACAGAGGAGCACGTGCAGGACAGGTGAGAGGCAGTAGTGACAGAAGTGGCAGTGGCCTGCTCGTGACGGGGACACAAGCACACGTGCaggcacgtgtgcacacacacacgaatgATGACTCACTTCCCAACATCACCTCAGCATGGCCAGGGCAGAGGCCtgcccggggggggggggggaccaCCAGAGAAAACCCCCTTTCCTTCCCTGTACCCTACTGTGGCCAGAGGAGGCCTCAGAGGGCTGTCAGTGGCACCAAAGCCAAGCAGAGCAGAGACCTGGGTGGCCAGGTGCAGCGCATGGACAGTGAGAGGCATGGGATGGGCATGCTCACTTACACAGCCGGCGCTCAGGACCACGGCACAGCTAGACAGAGCAGCCACATGCAGATGGGCGGGAGAGAGCAATGAGAGAGAATGTTAGCGGCCCAGGCCCACAGTCAGCCACAGGACAGGCGGCCAGGCCCGAGGACCCCCTGCTGGACACCCACTGAGGAAGGGACTCAGGGGCAGTGGGCCCAGTACGACGGGGGAGCCAAATCGGGAGCTGTGGGGGGACGGCGCCAGGCAGGCCAGACTCAGGAAGCACTGGTGGGCTCCTGGCTCACCTGTGCGGCCTGTTCTCAGTTCGCAAAGTGTGGACCAGGGCAGTGCCCATACTCGGGCCTTACTTAGGACAGCGAGCGGCAAGTGCTCAGCAGACACCTGGCACTTGGTGCCTAGTGTCCCCCGCTCCGGCTGTCTGGCCAGCCTCTCTCCAGCTGCcatctcccctccctctccctgccccaacCTGGGCTGTGCAAAGGACCCCTCCTCTGGGTTCCCCCACTCCACTCCGTGCTATCCTGCCTGGTGCCAGTCCCACACCAAACGGGGCACCCTCAGCATCCGTCCTCCCCTTACAACAGGCTTTGTCTCTTCCTCTCCCACCTGTGCAATGCCAGCCTCTCGCTGGAGGTGTAGTTCTGTTCCTCCCACTCGACCTCGTTtccaccgccttccgctgctctCTCTCCTCGGCCTCTGTCCCCACTGCCTCCTCCCAATCGCTCAGATCCATAACAAAACCTCTGGAAGAGCTCAGACCAGATGTCCCCCCAGCCTATCCTTGGCAGGGAAAGGCTCCAAAGACACCTGGGGTGGGCTCAGGGCACAGGAGCCAATCACTAGAAGAAACCCTCCTGCTCCCGACACACCTGGGCTCCATGGCAGAGTGGGACGGGGAGGCGGGTactcaggtgggggtggggattgcTAGGGAAATGGTAGCAATGCTGGGGGAGATGCTGAAGGGCAGTGCCCAGAACACGCCCCTCCCCAGGGCCCTCACCTGTGACCCTGTCCTGGGGCCTACATGTGAGGATGGACTCCCTCCTGGCCCTGTCCCAAAGATAAGTTTCAGTGGAGCCATGTCGGGTGTGCCTGGAGCCTCAGGTGTGACGGAAGCACAGTGACGAGTTGGTGGGTCTACAGCCAAGCAGTGAAGGCAGAGAGGATGGTGCGTGCTGGGGAGTGCAGTGGAGAGGCTTGGCCTAGGCCCGGAGCAGGGTCTGGGCTCCAAGAGGCCTGTGTGGTCAGCACTGGAGTCTCCTGCCTGGCAGGGGGGCGAGCTGGAGGCCTGGGAGGAAGGCAGGCTGACTGCACCGGTGCCCAAGGAGACCCTCCCAAGGAGTGGTACAGTGTGGGGAGGTGGGCACCTGCCAGCGATGAAGGGCCATGCTTTACTGGGCTGGGAGCTACAGAGAGAGGGCCAGCCACACTTCTAAGGCTGCCCGGATCATGCTGGAGATTGCAAGAGGCTTAAAAGAGCCTAAGGAAGGCTATGCCCTCCCAGAGCCCCAGTGCATGGCAGGGAGTGGTCGAAGGGTGCCCATGGCTCAGGTCTCTGCTGCGTTTCCCCTTCCTCTTGAGGAACACAGAGCTGCCCACATTCTTCCCAGAGCAGGAAGCCAGCTATGCCCCAGGTCCAGACCCACATTTGCACAAGCACCTTGGCACACCCGTCACTGTGCATCACCACTCTAGGCTGTCTGACCGCCTCCCAGCCAGGTTCCAGCCGTGGCATGGCCACGTCACCACACCTGCCAGCCTCCTGAAAGGCTTCGGGGCTGCCCACACTCTCACACCATACCCACCGGGCTCCCCCGTGCCTGAATGCCTTTGCAGCCCTCCCCAAGACGGTCAGCAAACTCCACAGCCCCAACTAACTTCTTCCACTCTTCCACCAACATCCAGATCTTGCATATCTTGCTTCCTCACAACTCACCAGTGAGATCTGGCCTCTTCCCACTCCTGCTGTTCCCAAGGCTGTCAGAGGGACCCTCTTGCTTCCCCGTCAGGCAcctttcccctccccttccttccgGGATGGCTCCCCCAGGCTCCCCTCTTAGTCTGCACTTCCTCCTGGGCAGTGTGGTCCACTCCCACCCTTCACTGTGGCCGATGTGCCCAGGGACGCTGCATGGGAGGCCCAGCCAGTCTCTCCTGAGCTCCCGACCTCTGACTGGGGTCTCCACACATGCTCTCCCCATCCCCAGTGCTTCTGCACCTGCGCTCACACAGGGCCGGTCTAGGTCTGTGGCCTTTTGCAATTTGGGAGCCTCATTAAGGGAAATAATCCGCAACAGGAGCACAAAACTAGATAAGGCTTGCCAGCTTCACACCCAGTCATGGCGTCTTACTCCAACCTCCCTGCCCACACCCAGTCACTGCTCCAACCCCAAAACACTCCAGATATCCCCATGTCCCCTCCTCTGTAACCCCTGCCTCTCCTCCAGCAGAGTTCAGAACTCCTGAAGCACATGTCCTCTGCCTCGTTTGACCTGCAAGGACAGAGCACAGCCTGGCCGGGGTGACCCCTCCCCAGCTGCCACACAGCAGCTGTCTGTCCAGGTTTCAGAACAAGTCCTACTGGCCTTGAGGCACCTGCACCCTCATAGGGCTTTGTCAGATCTCTGCCAAACACGGTGCAGGATGGGGCCCATAGAAGGTCACCAAGGCAGGGCTCCTGCACCATCACAGGGATGTGCACTCCTGTGAGACACTGATACGTGACCTACTGCAGAAGCCATCTGCCCCCTGACCAGTGTGAGGCCATGGCACACAGAGCACCAGGGGCGTTAAGAAGTAATGCAGGAACGAACCTCTCTGACTTTGTATTTGCAAAGCTATTTCATCATAAACTTGTCTATAGAACCAGATGTGAGGGTCAGACAGGTATAAAACTGAGAGCTATAGCAGAACCGGGGCTTGCCGTGTGGCTCAGACACTGGATGAGCCTCAGACCCAGCTGTAAGGCCcagaaaacaaatggagctcaGCACAGATGTGGGCCCAGAGACAGTGTGGGCCTCTGAGCAGATCACTTGTGTACCAGGGATAGACCTAAAGCAGAAGCATAGAGCAGATGGATGTTCTGGGAGCGACAGTCCAAAGACCCCAAGGCCCTGGACCTTCAGAGGTAGCACATGAGAGCTTCCATCCAAAAGTCAGAGAAACAGCCCCAGTGCACACGAGCCAGCCCTTTTCACAAGTCACCAGGCTTCAAATCCATGACATACAGGGTGGCTTCAGTTGCCGGGAAAGATCTCAAGCTGCAGGGTGCCCTGTGGCTAAAGGACATCAGAGCCACAGGtggggaagtggggagagagggatgtTTCCTCTCTTGTGGTGTCTGTCGGGTAAGCAGCGGGGTGAGCCTGGGAGATGAAATTGAGGGAACATGTTGGGGACCAGAGGACAAAGCTCAGCAGTGTGACCCTCTGGATGGCCGTGGAGACTGCCCTGGGAAGGAAACACCACCACCTGGACCTCAGAGCTTCCCATACTTTGGACATTTCTCTAAAGGACAATATCACTAGTAATTTTGTATTTAAGTGAGAAATGAGTGCCAGGTTCTAGGCACTGCTGGTTGGAGAATGAGAGCCATGGGCAGCCCTGAAGGCACCCAGCCACTACTGGTCACATGGAGGGCCGGGCTGACACCCTGTCTGCCACCAAAGGCTAAGGGCTGGCAGTGGGGCCCACTCCAGGGGGCCATGGTTTTGTCCAGATCTGAGGGTGAGAAGGGGAgcacaggtgggagggagggaacatGAACAGCAGGGGGAAGTGAGGGAACAGAACGGCAGGGGGAGGTTTGTGAGGCTGGGCCAGCAGGTGGCACGGAGTGGGCCCCCGTACAGGCTACTTCAGAATACATGTGCCTTATCAGTGAGGCTGCCGGTCTACAGATGAGCATGTGTGCATTTATGTGTGAGTGTTTAGTCTGCAGAACCCATGTTTGTCACCAGAACGGGCTTAACAACAGGCTCCAGGTTAAGTGGACAGAGAGCAGGGCTTGGGGTCAGAGAGATGCCACCACTTACAGACTGGAGTAGACCTCTTTAGAACCTTGGCTTTATTATCTGGAAAAAGGTTATTGTACTATTGCCCCTCTAACGAATAGCTGTGGCAGAGGAATGACATGATCTGACACTTTCTAGTGCGACAGCTACCCCTTATTCCCCACCAGGGGCCTGGCCGGGTGCGTGGATGCTCAGCTTGCTCACGTATGAACACCCACCAggcagccctgtgctctgtgCTCCATAGGTGAAGCTGCATCTCGCCACCTCACAGGGGAGGGACTGAAGTTCACAGAGGTTAAGTGTCCTGTCCAGGACTACAAAGCAAGGATTCAAGCAGACACCAGAGAATGAAGTGAGTTGCCGAAGCTGGTGGGGATCACATCACAAAGCCTATCCATTTTTTTAGGCTGTGCGGCCTTCAGTGCCTGTGGTAGCAGCATCTGATTCCCCAGTGGAGGACCACCCTCCCCTTACTGTGAGCATCTGTTTGCTAGGTGGGCTGCTCCCGGGTCCTGGCTCCTAGAAAAGCATGAGTCAGGCACTGCCAGTGACAGCCCTACCTCTCCCTGACTCCAGTGATGAGTTAAGGGGAAAGCAGGGGACCCACATGAACTCATAGAGAGGCTGGAATTCTGCAGGAACTACTGAGTGAAAGGCTCATTTTTCAGCATGCCTGCAGAAAAGATGGAATGTAAAGATGGACCTGCTGGTCTTGCCCTTCCCCACCCTGTGTCCAAGAAAGCAAACAAACGCAGGGTCCTGGCACAACCCCAGGGCCGTGGGACAAGAGACCCTCACCCTGACAGAGGAGAAACGCTGACAATGCCTGTGGGAAGGGGAGTTCAAAGAGGGCACACTGGAAGGCAGCAGCCAGCTCAGCACTCACCTTGTCCTGCCCTGTGACTGTCCCAGCTGCCCATGGGGCAAAGGGGGCAAACGCTCCATTTCTGGGCTCCCTTGAGCCTCACCGCGGTGGCTCGACAGCCAGTATGTCTGCACCACGTATGTGTCTTATAGTATTCGTCCTAAGCCACCTCTCTAGATCTCAAATCAAAAAAGACAGCACTTGCATTTAGCTTCACTCTTTCACctgttcagcaaatgtttattgagggccTGCACCACACCAGGCACTATGCTACCCACTTTAAGTGGCTTTAATTTTCACTGGGCCTGAGGGGCACAGAGCAATGGAGAGgctggtggagggaggagagtcaGAGAGAAGACGGGGCCTGGTTGAGGCTGGGTCAGGGAGCCCTGCTCTCAGGAGTCTCGTCCTGCAGAGGCTTGGGATGCGGGCTGCCCACCCTAGTGGGACCGCCGGCCACACCTGTAATAGCCAGTCTAAGGGCACTTCTATGCCGGAGAGGGGCTTTCACCTTCAGCCGGGTGTCAGAAGAGGAAAACGGGAGGGGGCCTGGGAGCGAACCCCTGGGAGGACAGGGGCCTTGGAAGCAGTAATCCTGGAGCACACAGGTGCTTCCCAAGCCTGGCTTATCTTTGGAATCTTTAACTGGAGGAAGGTAAATCAGACAAGCCCCTGTAAGATCTGATCCTTCACTGCTCTGTGAACTCTGCCCTCCCAGGTCAACAGGAAAGGTTGTGCCAGGCTGGTCTTCAGGATGCAAGGAGTGGGAGGTGGCACCCCACACactatccccaaagccagagGGGGAGAGGGCCTAAGGGGCACAGAAGGCAAAAGCAGCTTGAAAAAGGCAGGCAAGGGCCAAGCAGGGGATGGCCAGCTCTGCCTCAGACCAGCGACTGTGGGCAGCAACGTGGAGCCCATAGGCCAAGGGGATCCCCTTTGGGAGGAGAGCCTTGGGAATGGAGTCCTTAGAGAAACATCCAAGGAGTCAGCCCAGGCCTCTGGCAGCTTCTGTTTAGCACCCCAGCCCTTGCTCAGGCTCTCCCCCCAAACCAGTGCCTCCCCCCATTTTCAGGGCACAATATGGCCTCTTCAAGACCCCACCCTGGGTGGGAGGTGAGGACAGACAGAGGGACAGGGAAGGTATGGAAAAGGTGAGAGGCAGTTGGAGGGTGCCAGGAAGTGGTGTAACTTCCATCTGAGACTGGCTTCTTAATGCGATTTGAATGTAacacacacagaagtctgtgttTAAGACTGTGAGGCAGTGCTAAGAAACAGGAATGTTTCTGGGGCTGAAAACAGGAAATTGCGCTGGGTCCCAAAAGGAAAAGGATCAGGAAAGATGGCAGCAGCCACATGGGGAAGTCATGTGGCCAAAGGGAAGCCAGAAGGGGGGCTGCACAGGGGCACAAAGAAGCAAAAGAGTCGGGGCTGGGGGACGGGTCTCGCAACTCCAGAGTGGACCACAGAATGACCCTGAATGATAGAGGCGGCTTTGGTCTCTTGTCAGACAGCCCACAGGAGCCTTGGGGACGAGGGGGACCCAGGGCAGGGGGCCTCAGCAGGGCCCTGGAGGGCCTGTCGCCAGCGCAGGTCTCTGATGGGCGCCAGCTCCCAGGCCCAGCACCGATGGGGATGGAGAAGGGCAGCCCTGACGCTCAGGGCCTGGAAGGAGCCTTCTATCCCACACAGACAGGCAGGACAGAAGAAGGCTAGGGATGGACGGGGAAGGCCAGGGAGGGGCACCACCGACAGGGGAGGGGCGGGACAGCATGGGCCACGGGAGGGGGGTGGGTAGCAGAGGGAACCGTGGGTGGACAAGAGGAAGAACACGGGAGGCAGGTATGACATAGGACAGGACCCTCCCCACACTGCCCTGCTCACCGAGCTGCCGCGATAGGCGACTTCTTGGCAGGGTCTAGCAGGCCGCCCAGGCCGCCGGCCGGCTCCTCCCCCAGGGAGCGGGTGTCTTTGTTCAGCTGCTGTAGGCGGGAGCTGAGCTCACTGATCACAGTTGGTTTGTCGTCTTCCGGCCCAGGGAGGCCCCGGCTTTCCATGGGGTCCCCCCACAGCTTGGACCTTCTCTGGAAGAGGTAGCGAGGGCGAGCAGGCCCGGCGGCAGAGGCCAGCCCAGCAGAGGCGGCCCGGTGCTGCTGCGCCATGAGCTCGCTGTCCGAGGACTGCTTCAGCAGCGGGTCCCTGAAGGTCACCGGCCCCTTCCCCAGCGGGGACTTGAGCTTGGGCTTAGGAGGCACTGGTGGCTTCTCGAGTAGAAAAGTGTGTCCGTCGGCAAAGGAAGTGTGGGTGTCAGTGAGTTCCCCACTCTCCGAGCTCAGGGTAGACATGCTGGACACTGTGGAGATAGTGCTCGTGGTCTCCAGGTGGGGGTCGCTAGAGCTGCGTGTGTCGGCCTCCTCCACCCCCGAGTCGGCCGCAGACTCGGGGGCAGGGGGCAGTTCACTGCTTGGCTTCCCTGAGGCCGGGCCGGGCACCGTGGTGGGCGAGGATCCTGGGCCAGGGAGCGGTGTGGCCAGCAGGACCCCATTGGCAAACTCGTCAGGGGGTGGCACTAGACCGATGCGGGCCAGCTCCTCTCTGGTCTCCTCGTCGCTGGAGGACAGCTGGGCAGGCGGCAGGTTCACAGCAAACACCAGCTCCGGCTcctcctctgagctgccctggccTGGCCCAGCATCTGTTGGGGCACTGCCAGGTGGCTGGGCCCGGGGACTAGACAGGGGCTCTGCCAACACTGCGGACTGGGTCGGGGCCAGCGCCAGCTCTGGGGTGCCTGGGCGCTCCTCTTCAGCCCCCAGCCCGCTGGGCTCCTGCCCATTGCTGGTGGCGTGCACAACAATGAGGCCAGCTGGCCGCTGCAGGGACGTGTCCAGGACACTGAGGATCATGGACTTCTTATCCTCCGGCGACTTCCGCTCCTCTCGGGGAGCCTTCTCAGGCTCCCTGCGTGCAGGCACAGGAACCCAGGCTGGGCTTCTCGGGGAGAAGGCTGGGGAGGCCAGGGCCCCTCGCTCAGAATCACGGGCCTGTACATCCACAAACAGGGGCCCAGGGCGgtcagcctcagggctgtgcacAGGCGTGGGGGACCGGGAGGGTGCCTGGGAGGCCAGAGCCCGTTCACGGGCAGCCAGAGCAAGGGCCAGGGGAGAGCTGGGGTCCAAGGGTTTGCCGGTGAGTGGGTGGATGAAGGTGGAGCCCGAAGGCCCAAGGCTCGGGCCGCTGACCAATGGCTTCAAGGCAGAGACGGGGGAGGGCAGCAACAGGTCGCGGCCGGTGGCGGCACCAACCCCCAGGAGGCGCTCGTCGATGGAACgggagggctgcagggagggcAGGTCCGCAGTAGGGGGACTGCCCTCGATGGCGCCCACCGACAGGAACACGGTGGAGCGCCGCCGCTCCTCCAGCCGCCGGTCTTTGGCTGGGCCCGGGCCTCCGAATGAGAGCCCGGGGCCATCCCCCGGGCTGTAGTCGAGGCCGCTGGGCCGAGGCCCGCGGTGCGTCGGGGAGGGCTCGCGGGCGAAGCTGCCGCCGCCCGGGCCCGGGCTGCCCACGGCCAGGGCCGCGCGTTCCTGCGCGTCCTCCACCTGCAGCTGCTTCACCAGCGGGCTCTTCCGGCGCTGGGGTTTGGATGGCGCGAAGAGGCTGGCGCTGAAGGCGCCCAAGTTGGCGTAGGGGCTGTCGGGGCCGGGCGGTCGCGGCCGGCGCTTGGGCCGCTCCGGCGGGGTGGCCGCGGGCGGGGGCCGGGGGCCGTCGCCCGCCTCGGGCGACGAGTCCTGCAGGATGATCATGGATCGCGCGCGCTTCTGCCGCTCCGGGTAGGGCAGCGGACCCAGGGGCGCGCCGGCTTCGTACAGGCCCGAGGCCCCCGCGCCCAGGCGCGCCTCCAGGCCGGGCTTGAAGCTGGAGCGCACAGTGTCGTAGGCGCGGCccggcgggggcggcggcggcgagaAGGTGGGGGGTGGCCCCGAGTCGAAGTAGTAGGGAGccggcgggggcggcggcgcgGTCTGCGGCGGGGGCGGGATGCCGCGGCCCTCGCGCACCGAGTCCTGCATGGACGTGCTCCGCGGAAAGCGCCCCTCCAGCAGGGACGCCAGCTTCTCATCCTCccctgaggacagaggggccccaGTGAGACTGGATGGTATGCTGAGGGCCGGTACCTTTGAGGTCCCTCCGGGCACGGACGCCCTCTCTCTGCAGAGGCCCGCCCTGCCCCGACGCCCCGCAAAAGCAGCCACGTTCCAGAGGCAAGGGTTGCTAGTGCGCCACTTAGAAATTGGTGGAGGCACTAcccactggggaggatggggccGGGGCGGACgtgggggctggggttggggagtaGGGGGTCACACGGGGAGCCCACACCTCGGGATCTAAGCAAGGCCCCCAGGGTGGGCTCATCCCCCGAAGCCCAGGCCTTGCATCCCAAGCCCTGTGCTGGGTCATGATGGCCCTTGCCAAGGCTGGGGACAGCTATCAGCTCAGGTGTAGGTTGGAGGGAGGCCCCCACCAGCGGAGGCTCTGAGAAAGGACCCAAACTGAGTACCTGGGTCGGTGCCAAGACCTGCCCGAGCCCCAGGACATTGGGTGGCCCGTAGAAGACACTCCAGGAGGGTAGGGGCAGAACTGCAGAGAGGGGCTAGGGGTGGCAGGGGTAAGGCTTCCCACCCAAGGCTGAGCAAGGCCACATCTCAGAACCACCAGCAGTAGAAAAAGCAGTTCTCACTGGGAAGCTCTGGTGGCAACCAGAGGTGGGAAGAAGGGAGACAGTCAGAAATCAGAGGGGCAGTCTCCCAGAACAGGACTGATAAAGGGCTGGCAGCGGACTGTGGCCAGTGGAGCCACGCATCCGGCAGAAAGCAAGCTGATGCCCAGATGAGATGCTCTGTGAAAAGAGAAGCCCTGAGAGGCTCCGTCCCAGAGACCCAAGCAGACTGAACTGAGAGAGGCCGCCAGGAGGCCACTGCTGTGACCCTAATGGCTGAGACTCACCAAGGCTGGATCGACGGGAGACACGGAGGATTAAAATGGAGCTGCAGGCTGAGCACTCAGTAGTCTCAGTTCTGCTccccactggctgtgtgaccacctgagcccctctgagcctcagctttcaTGGGCAACACAGGCGTAAAATGAACCCACTCTACCTGCCTCACTCAGAAGTCCTTAGGGTCTGTGCAGGAGCAGGGCTGGCGCGCTGAGGGCCCTTGTCCTGCCGCCTGGTGGGAACGAGGCAGGACCTCCTGAGGGTCCCTGTGCACAGAGTGGACAGCCTGTGCTGCTGGCGTGTTCAGCTATGCCGTGGGTATTAGACGGCCCCGTCCAAGGAGAGCAGGTGAGTGGCTCCTCCGTGGGGACACCACCCGTCCCTGGTGGAATGCCTGGGAATCTACACCTGGCTTCACTCTGGCCTTGGTCATTTTTTGAACTCACTGCGACACAGCTCGCGGGTTCCCAGCCGCCACCTCCTTCACCCACCGCAGGGCTCTCCCCAGGCCTCCCGCACAGCATCCTGTCCTGCATATAGCTCTCGTGTAAAGATTCAGGCCTCGATCCCAGCTCCACCAGTTACTGTCTAGAGTCCCTTAACCTGTTGGCACTTCAGTTTCCTAATCTCAGATCAACCCACGCCCATCACGGGGCTGTGTGAGCTGGAACCACCTGCAGCTTACAGCGGTGCTGATCACCTAGATGAGTCCCAGGGAGGCAGCTGAAGTCGCCACCATCATTTTTAGGTCTGCTGGAGACTGAATGGGCGCTGGCTTTGTCCTGGGTCTCCTCCCAGCTGCATGTCCTGCGCAGCAGATAAACACGCCCACAAGCTGTGCATGAGAGAGCTATGCAGGAAAAGCTAGTGCTTCTAGAAGATGCGAGTTTTTGGCCAAGTTCTAATTTAGGGTGAAGCCAAGTCACTTGCCTTGGGATGAAATGGGGAATCTGTTGATACCATCTGAGGTGGTGCGGAGCCCAGAGAGGGTCAACTGGAGAGATGTGGGGTGACATCTGCTCTGCAGAAAAGCCCTTTAGCCAAAGGAATGGACTAGAGGGTGGAGCTGGGGTAGGAGGttatgaggaaaccaaaggtATTAACCCATTTCTCTCCCAGAAACAACCATTCATCCTGCATGTCTCAGCTCATGACCCCCAACCCCAGGGTCCACGACACCAGATGTGGCTGATGCTCCATACTCGGCTCCACTTGTACACATGCCTTCACACTCACCATGTAACTGCTGAGCTGAGCTGTGTCTGCAGCTGTCACCATCCCCAGCTCAGCCCTCATGCCCTGCCCAGGGTCAGCCACAGTGGGCCTCACTCAGCATGGCCCACAGGGGAATTAAGGTGTGTGGTATGAGAGCTGGTTGGCCAGATGTGAGACCTTGGGGGAGCActgcctctgtgcctcagtttcctcatctgtgatggAGGTACTGAGAGTGTTGCCCCAGCAGGGTCACTGTAAGGGCTAAGGAACCAGTGTGCATAGAGCAGTGTTGTACGAAGGGCTGAGTGTTTACTCCAATGGCCAAACAAAGGATAGTGTACCAGGGTGTCCATGAACGGAGGATGAACAGGCGGACAGGTCTGTGGGTGGACTGATGGATGGGGGCCTGGATGCCTAGGGTGAGAAGCAGTGGGTGGGGCTTGTTAGTGCAGTGTGGGGTCAAATGAGGGGATGGGCAAGTGTGGGACATGGCAGGTCGGGTGTGAAGGGGCGCCAAGGAGACAAGTGCAGAAGGCAAGAGGCTGGGGACACAGCCTTGAGGACTCATGGGGGAAAGGAGGATGGAGTGAAAAGGTGCAGCCTGAGAACTGAGGGAAGAATGAGGAAATGTCCTAAAGCCCTAAAGGGGAGATTTTcatggaagaggaaggagagcAGAATCAAATGCCAATCGAGATGGGTGAGAGGAGCGCTGGTCGTGTGTCCACCGGGAGGAAAACACTGGTGACTCTGGTATGAGCAATTTCAGTTTTAGGTACGGAGAGAGCTAGCGTCTCCCAGGCTGAAGGGCTGGTGGAGGGgaggagccagccagccagcagagGTGACTTTTGGAGAAAATTGGATGTGAAGGAGAAGAAAGACGGCAGTACCTGCGGCAGGTTCAAGGGGAGGGAATTTTAGGGTCAGAAATTTGAGATGTActtaggctgcagagggagcagccaGGATAGGAGACAGAAGACCCAGGGATAGGAATGCTGGCATCTGTAGGGGATACAGAGAGTAGGCGCCCACTGGATGGGGAGCAGTGGGGGGGGGCGGGCAGGAGCCTCAAGGGTCTCTTTCCACAAAGTACCTCTGGGTCGGGGGAAGGACTGACAGCCACATACATCCACAAATGAGATCCCTAGGCTGGGGCCAGGGAGAGCAGAATCAGAGGGAAACTGGAAACCCCTTTTGAAGGGTGGGGAGCGACAGTCTTCCAGCCCCACATCCACCCCTGCCCCATTCCTCCCGGCCCCgtgcagcccccagcccagccgTACCTACAGACTTGGTCCGTGGAATT comes from the Manis pentadactyla isolate mManPen7 chromosome 10, mManPen7.hap1, whole genome shotgun sequence genome and includes:
- the SHANK3 gene encoding SH3 and multiple ankyrin repeat domains protein 3 isoform X2, which encodes MQLSRAAAAAAAAAAAAPAEPSAPLPPAPAPAPAPPGPFPRSAADGAPAGDQGGPGRRAEPPCAPLLAASSPGPGPCAGMDGPGASAVVVRVGIPDLQQTKCLRLDPAAPVWAAKQRVLCALNHSLQDALNYGLFQPPSRGRAGKFLDEERLLQDYPPNLDTPLPYLEFRYKRRVYAQNLIDDKQFAKLHTKANLKKFLDYIQLHSTDKVARLLDRGLDPNFHDPDSGECPLSLAAQLDNATDLLKVLRNGGAHLDFRTREGLTAVHCATRQRNAEALTTLLDLGASPDYKDSRGLTPLYHSALGGGDALCCELLLHDHAQLGTNDENGWQEIHQACRFGHVQHLEHLLFYGANMGAQNASGNTALHICALYNQESCARVLLFRGANKDVRNHNSQTAFQVAIIAGNFELAEVIKTHKDSDVVPFRETPSYAKRRRLAGPSGLASPRPLQRSASDINLKGEVQPAASPGPSLRSLPHQLLLQRLQEEKDRDQDGDQESDVGGPAAGRSSQSKISPSGPGGPGGPGPAPGPGPATPAPPAPPPRGPKRKLYSAVPGRKFIAVKAHSPQGEGEIPLHRGEAVKVLSIGEGGFWEGTVKGRTGWFPADCVEEVQMRQYDTRHETREDRTKRLFRHYTVGSYDSLTSHSDYVIDDKVAVLQKRDHEGFGFVLRGAKAETPIEEFTPTPAFPALQYLESVDVEGVAWRAGLRTGDFLIEVNGVNVVKVGHKQVVALIRQGGNRLVMKVVSVTRKPEEDGARRRAPPPPKRAPSTTLTLRSKSMTAELEELEKLDEILAAAAEPALRPDIADADSRAATVKQRPTSRRITPAEISSLFERQGLPGPEKLPGSLRKGIPRTKSVGEDEKLASLLEGRFPRSTSMQDSVREGRGIPPPPQTAPPPPPAPYYFDSGPPPTFSPPPPPPGRAYDTVRSSFKPGLEARLGAGASGLYEAGAPLGPLPYPERQKRARSMIILQDSSPEAGDGPRPPPAATPPERPKRRPRPPGPDSPYANLGAFSASLFAPSKPQRRKSPLVKQLQVEDAQERAALAVGSPGPGGGSFAREPSPTHRGPRPSGLDYSPGDGPGLSFGGPGPAKDRRLEERRRSTVFLSVGAIEGSPPTADLPSLQPSRSIDERLLGVGAATGRDLLLPSPVSALKPLVSGPSLGPSGSTFIHPLTGKPLDPSSPLALALAARERALASQAPSRSPTPVHSPEADRPGPLFVDVQARDSERGALASPAFSPRSPAWVPVPARREPEKAPREERKSPEDKKSMILSVLDTSLQRPAGLIVVHATSNGQEPSGLGAEEERPGTPELALAPTQSAVLAEPLSSPRAQPPGSAPTDAGPGQGSSEEEPELVFAVNLPPAQLSSSDEETREELARIGLVPPPDEFANGVLLATPLPGPGSSPTTVPGPASGKPSSELPPAPESAADSGVEEADTRSSSDPHLETTSTISTVSSMSTLSSESGELTDTHTSFADGHTFLLEKPPVPPKPKLKSPLGKGPVTFRDPLLKQSSDSELMAQQHRAASAGLASAAGPARPRYLFQRRSKLWGDPMESRGLPGPEDDKPTVISELSSRLQQLNKDTRSLGEEPAGGLGGLLDPAKKSPIAAARLFSSLGELSSISAQRSPGGPGGGASYPVRPGGRYPVARRAPSPVKPASLERVEGLGAGAGGAGRPFGLTPPTILKSSSLSIPHEPKEVRFVVRSVSARSRSPSPSPLPSPAPGPGPGAPSPRRPFQQKPLPLWSKFDVGDWLESIHLGEHRDRFEDHEIEGAHLPALTKDDFVELGVTRVGHRMNIERALRQLDGS